In Streptomyces sp. NBC_01426, one genomic interval encodes:
- a CDS encoding diacylglycerol/lipid kinase family protein — translation MSRRWTARLALAAGVAAVVVLVVFAGFGSLVLMGVGWAGLVLTAAGGWWMLTHTGWVRVLAGMLVIAAPLGVLVLYASAGLLWVVLVSVGLWALAVSAGRAALVDDSAPIMAERLVRPAEHPFLIMNPRSGGGKVGKFRLAERARAKGAEVVVLDPAERQDVAELARRAVREGADLLGVAGGDGTQALVAGVAAEHDIPFMVIGAGTRNHFAMDLGLDREDPSTGLEALDDAVELRIDLGYLSGGEATGGEPTGAEVAGGEAVDRSVERVFINNASFGVYAEVVQSPAYRDDKARTILEMLPDLLTHQSGAVLSVRAGSLTVEGPQAVLVSNNPYARGDSAGLGRRQRLDSGELGVLCVGVGNAAEATELLLRGGQGRGLTAATAREVVVEADAPVIPVGVDGEALTLPTPVRCRLAPGALRVRVPRHRPGVPHVAPPMDWRRVRSLALTMGRVAAGHGTG, via the coding sequence ATGAGCAGGCGTTGGACCGCGCGTCTCGCCCTCGCGGCGGGGGTGGCCGCGGTGGTGGTGCTGGTGGTCTTCGCCGGGTTCGGGAGCCTCGTGCTCATGGGGGTGGGCTGGGCGGGCCTGGTGCTCACGGCGGCCGGTGGCTGGTGGATGCTCACGCACACCGGCTGGGTCAGGGTGCTGGCCGGGATGCTCGTGATCGCCGCGCCGCTCGGCGTACTGGTTCTGTACGCGTCCGCCGGGCTGTTGTGGGTCGTGCTCGTGTCGGTGGGGCTGTGGGCGCTGGCCGTCTCCGCGGGCAGGGCCGCGCTGGTGGACGACAGCGCGCCGATCATGGCGGAGCGGCTCGTCAGGCCGGCCGAGCACCCGTTCCTGATCATGAATCCGCGCTCGGGCGGCGGGAAGGTCGGCAAGTTCCGTCTGGCGGAGCGGGCCAGGGCCAAGGGCGCCGAGGTCGTCGTGCTGGACCCGGCCGAACGGCAGGACGTGGCCGAGCTGGCGCGGCGCGCCGTCCGGGAGGGGGCCGATCTGCTAGGCGTCGCGGGCGGCGACGGCACGCAGGCCCTGGTCGCCGGCGTGGCTGCGGAGCACGACATTCCGTTCATGGTGATCGGCGCCGGCACCCGCAACCACTTCGCCATGGATCTGGGACTGGACCGGGAGGACCCGTCCACGGGGCTGGAGGCACTGGACGACGCGGTCGAACTGCGCATCGACCTCGGCTACCTCAGCGGGGGAGAGGCGACAGGGGGAGAGCCGACCGGGGCAGAGGTGGCCGGGGGAGAGGCGGTCGATCGGAGCGTGGAGCGCGTCTTCATCAACAACGCCTCGTTCGGTGTGTACGCGGAGGTCGTGCAGAGTCCCGCCTACCGCGACGACAAGGCCCGCACCATCCTGGAGATGCTGCCCGACCTGCTGACGCACCAGAGCGGCGCCGTGTTGAGCGTCCGTGCCGGGTCGCTGACCGTGGAGGGGCCCCAGGCGGTACTGGTGAGCAACAACCCCTATGCGAGGGGTGACTCGGCGGGGCTGGGGCGCCGACAGAGACTGGACTCCGGCGAGCTGGGCGTGCTGTGCGTCGGGGTCGGCAACGCCGCCGAGGCGACGGAGCTCCTGCTGCGGGGCGGGCAGGGCCGCGGGTTGACCGCGGCCACCGCCCGGGAGGTCGTCGTCGAAGCCGACGCCCCCGTCATACCGGTCGGGGTCGACGGCGAGGCTCTGACGTTGCCCACTCCGGTGCGCTGTCGTCTCGCGCCCGGCGCTCTGCGCGTGCGGGTGCCCCGGCACCGGCCCGGCGTGCCGCACGTCGCACCGCCGATGGACTGGCGCCGCGTACGGAGCCTCGCGCTGACGATGGGACGGGTCGCGGCCGGGCACGGTACCGGTTGA
- a CDS encoding NHLP family bacteriocin export ABC transporter peptidase/permease/ATPase subunit, which translates to MTAPRTGTPPQLPPSGHRRHRPESKGGTRRRPAPAPGGRTPRPVRTPTVLQMEAVECGAAALAMVLGHHGRFVPLEELRIACGVSRDGSRAGNLLKAARGYGLTAKGMQMGLAALAEVSAPAILFWEFNHYVVYDGMSRRLGRKGVYVNDPGKGRRFIPLDEFDTSFTGVVLTFEPGEGFRRGGRKPGVLGAMPARLRGTSGTMAAAVLSSLLLVAVGASVPALSRTYIDMFLIGEQTSLLGVLFTSLTVALVLTATLTALQQANLLRGRIISSTLGGARFFRHLLRLPVTFYSQRNPADLVQRLQSNDTVAETLARDLAAAGVDAVVVVIYAVLLWTYDPQLTLVGVAVALLNVVALRIVIRLRATDTQKLRAESARLTNTSYSGLQLIETMKATGGENGFFRRWAGQHAVTLDVQQRLGVPSACLAIVAPTLAAFNSALILMIGGLRAVEGHLTVGLLVAFQALVTSFTAPISRLGGVAGRIQDFAADVARLKDVENFPVDPVHSRREPAAGTRRLKGHVELEHVTFGYSPLDAPLLTDFSLSVGPGQQVALVGGSGSGKSTVSRLISGLHTPWEGAIRIDGMRLEDIPRGALAASVSFVDQDVFLFEGTVRDNVTLWDPSIPDEAVVAALQDAAVHEVVARRPGGIHSRVEQDGRNFSGGQRQRLEIARALVRRPSVMVLDEVTSALDAVTEQVIIDNLRRRGCACVVIAHRLSTVRDSDEIVVLDRGAIVERGRHEHLVAARGPYAELVKEH; encoded by the coding sequence GTGACCGCGCCACGCACCGGCACACCGCCGCAGCTCCCTCCGTCCGGACACCGGCGCCACCGCCCCGAGTCCAAGGGCGGCACCCGCCGCAGGCCCGCACCCGCCCCCGGGGGCAGGACGCCCCGCCCGGTACGCACCCCCACCGTGTTGCAGATGGAGGCGGTGGAGTGCGGCGCCGCCGCGCTGGCCATGGTGCTCGGCCACCACGGCCGCTTCGTCCCCCTGGAGGAACTGCGCATCGCGTGCGGCGTCTCCCGCGACGGCTCCCGCGCCGGCAACCTCCTCAAGGCCGCCCGCGGTTACGGGCTGACGGCCAAGGGCATGCAGATGGGCCTGGCCGCGCTGGCCGAGGTGAGCGCCCCGGCCATCCTCTTCTGGGAGTTCAACCACTACGTCGTCTACGACGGCATGAGCCGCCGACTCGGCCGCAAGGGCGTGTACGTCAACGACCCGGGCAAAGGACGCCGGTTCATCCCCCTGGACGAGTTCGACACCAGCTTCACCGGTGTCGTGCTCACCTTCGAACCCGGCGAAGGTTTCCGCCGCGGCGGCCGCAAGCCGGGTGTCCTGGGCGCCATGCCGGCCCGCCTGCGGGGCACTTCGGGAACCATGGCCGCCGCCGTGCTCTCCAGCCTCCTCCTGGTGGCCGTCGGTGCCTCGGTGCCGGCCCTGAGCCGCACGTACATCGACATGTTCCTGATCGGGGAGCAGACGTCGCTGCTGGGGGTGCTGTTCACCTCGCTGACGGTCGCCCTCGTACTCACGGCGACACTCACCGCGCTGCAACAGGCCAACCTGCTGCGCGGGCGCATCATCTCCTCCACCCTGGGAGGTGCCCGCTTCTTCCGGCACCTCCTCAGGCTCCCCGTCACCTTCTACTCCCAGCGCAACCCGGCGGACCTGGTCCAGCGCCTGCAGTCCAACGACACGGTCGCCGAGACCCTCGCCCGGGACCTGGCCGCCGCGGGCGTGGACGCCGTGGTGGTCGTGATCTACGCGGTGCTGCTGTGGACGTACGATCCACAACTCACCCTCGTCGGCGTGGCCGTGGCGCTGCTCAACGTGGTGGCCCTGCGGATCGTGATCCGGCTGAGGGCCACCGACACCCAGAAGCTGCGCGCCGAGAGCGCCCGGCTGACCAACACCTCGTACAGCGGTCTCCAACTCATCGAGACCATGAAGGCCACGGGCGGCGAGAACGGCTTCTTCCGGCGCTGGGCCGGACAACACGCCGTCACCCTCGACGTGCAGCAGCGGCTCGGCGTGCCCAGCGCGTGCCTCGCGATCGTCGCGCCCACGCTGGCGGCGTTCAACAGCGCGCTGATCCTGATGATCGGCGGCCTGCGGGCGGTGGAGGGACACCTCACCGTGGGCCTCCTCGTCGCCTTCCAGGCCCTGGTCACCAGCTTCACCGCGCCGATCTCCCGGCTGGGCGGCGTCGCGGGAAGGATCCAGGACTTCGCGGCCGACGTCGCCCGCCTCAAGGACGTCGAGAACTTCCCCGTCGACCCGGTCCACTCGCGGCGCGAGCCCGCCGCCGGCACCCGACGCCTCAAGGGCCATGTGGAACTGGAGCACGTCACCTTCGGCTACAGCCCACTGGACGCCCCGCTGCTCACGGACTTCTCGCTCTCCGTCGGCCCCGGGCAGCAGGTCGCGCTCGTCGGCGGCTCCGGCAGCGGCAAGTCCACCGTCTCCCGGCTGATCTCCGGCCTCCACACCCCCTGGGAGGGGGCCATCCGCATCGACGGCATGCGGCTGGAGGACATCCCGCGCGGCGCTCTGGCCGCATCCGTCTCCTTCGTCGACCAGGACGTCTTCCTCTTCGAGGGCACCGTCCGCGACAACGTCACGCTGTGGGACCCCTCCATCCCCGACGAGGCCGTGGTCGCGGCCCTCCAGGACGCCGCCGTGCACGAGGTGGTCGCCCGCCGTCCCGGCGGCATCCACAGCCGCGTCGAACAGGACGGTCGCAACTTCTCCGGCGGTCAGCGGCAGCGCCTGGAGATCGCCCGGGCGCTGGTGCGCCGCCCCAGCGTCATGGTGCTCGACGAGGTGACCAGCGCCCTGGACGCGGTGACCGAGCAGGTCATCATCGACAACCTGCGCCGCCGCGGCTGCGCCTGCGTGGTCATCGCCCACCGGCTGAGCACCGTGCGCGACAGCGACGAGATCGTGGTGCTCGACCGGGGCGCGATCGTGGAACGCGGCCGGCACGAGCACCTGGTCGCCGCGCGGGGCCCGTACGCCGAACTGGTCAAGGAGCACTGA
- a CDS encoding HlyD family efflux transporter periplasmic adaptor subunit: MQFRQKALSKLQSPEELDLPVRFARPQGRLVLAVTVIVMAAATFWAFTGSVSSKLSAPGILTHAEGSYVLQTPVAGQVTAVLAEEGRLMPAGAPLLTVRTAQGDRPVRVVTGGRLATLVAKVGSVVSIGADVATVERVKNPEDPLVAMLYVPGGSAPSIPVGATVDLTVQSVPQQRFGTLRGRVKAVGRAPQTTAQIGGFLGDGGLAEQFTRDGNPVAVLVQLDLSTSTESGYRWSSADGPPDEIPSRTPVSGAVHLAVQRPVDWLLP, translated from the coding sequence GTGCAGTTTCGTCAAAAGGCTCTTTCCAAGCTGCAATCGCCCGAAGAACTCGACCTGCCCGTACGCTTCGCGCGCCCGCAGGGGCGGCTCGTCCTGGCCGTCACGGTCATCGTCATGGCCGCCGCGACTTTCTGGGCCTTCACCGGCAGCGTGTCCTCCAAGCTGAGCGCACCCGGCATCCTCACCCACGCCGAGGGCAGTTACGTACTGCAGACCCCGGTCGCGGGGCAGGTGACCGCTGTCCTCGCCGAGGAGGGTCGGCTGATGCCCGCCGGCGCGCCCCTGCTCACCGTCCGTACGGCCCAGGGGGACCGCCCCGTACGCGTGGTGACGGGCGGCCGGCTGGCGACACTCGTGGCCAAGGTGGGCTCGGTCGTCTCCATCGGTGCGGACGTGGCGACCGTGGAACGCGTGAAGAACCCGGAGGACCCGCTGGTGGCCATGCTGTACGTGCCCGGCGGCAGCGCCCCGTCGATCCCGGTCGGCGCGACCGTGGACCTGACCGTCCAGTCCGTCCCGCAGCAGCGGTTCGGCACGCTGCGCGGCCGCGTCAAGGCGGTCGGCCGCGCGCCGCAGACCACGGCGCAGATCGGGGGCTTCCTGGGCGACGGCGGGCTTGCCGAACAGTTCACCCGCGACGGAAACCCGGTCGCGGTACTCGTACAACTGGACCTCTCCACCTCGACCGAGTCCGGCTACCGCTGGTCCTCCGCCGACGGCCCCCCGGACGAGATCCCGTCGAGGACACCGGTCAGCGGCGCCGTCCACCTCGCCGTGCAACGCCCCGTCGACTGGCTGCTGCCGTGA
- a CDS encoding TetR/AcrR family transcriptional regulator has translation MAQRTERADALRNREAVLAAADALFAASGSPQSVSMDDIAAAAGVGKGTLFRRFGDRAGLIGAVIASRLEPLRHAVREAQDAPGSSPRQRVSDLLDASLRFKIENRNLMTAAEDAGLSSPYRAEHYGWWHEVLRTALDRVPGVHDADFTAHALLAAIRADLVAHLIDEQGVDAEGLRSSLAAYIDKVLGTG, from the coding sequence GTGGCCCAGCGCACGGAACGCGCGGACGCCCTGCGCAACCGAGAAGCCGTACTGGCGGCAGCCGACGCCCTCTTCGCCGCCAGCGGCAGCCCGCAGAGCGTGTCGATGGACGACATCGCCGCGGCCGCGGGCGTCGGCAAGGGCACCCTCTTTCGCCGCTTCGGCGACCGCGCGGGCCTGATCGGCGCCGTGATCGCCTCCCGTCTCGAACCCCTCCGGCACGCCGTGCGGGAGGCGCAGGACGCGCCCGGGTCCTCGCCGCGACAGCGGGTGTCGGACCTGCTCGACGCCTCGCTCCGCTTCAAGATCGAGAACCGGAACCTGATGACGGCCGCGGAGGACGCCGGCCTCAGCAGCCCCTACCGGGCCGAGCACTACGGCTGGTGGCACGAGGTCCTGCGCACGGCACTCGATCGGGTACCCGGCGTGCACGACGCGGACTTCACCGCCCACGCGCTGTTGGCCGCCATCCGCGCCGACCTCGTGGCCCACCTGATCGACGAGCAGGGGGTGGACGCGGAAGGACTGCGATCCTCGCTCGCGGCGTACATCGACAAGGTCCTCGGCACCGGCTGA
- a CDS encoding nuclear transport factor 2 family protein, with translation MTLPMAPAELYRHGLRLLLEKDIPAWMDLWDEDGTLEFPFAPQGWPARLEGRRAIADHMRHYPDHIDLHDFPEVTVHETTVPETIVVEMRGVGRLVKTGGPFDMTYIAVVTVRNGLMTSYRDYWNPLAVQEPGADFTGAER, from the coding sequence ATGACCCTCCCCATGGCTCCTGCGGAGCTCTACCGTCACGGTCTGCGATTGCTGCTGGAGAAGGACATCCCCGCCTGGATGGACCTGTGGGACGAGGACGGGACCCTGGAGTTCCCCTTCGCACCGCAGGGTTGGCCGGCTCGGCTGGAAGGGCGCCGGGCCATCGCGGACCACATGCGCCACTACCCGGACCACATCGACCTCCACGACTTCCCCGAGGTGACGGTCCACGAGACCACCGTCCCCGAGACGATCGTGGTCGAGATGCGCGGCGTGGGCCGCCTGGTCAAGACGGGAGGACCCTTCGACATGACCTACATCGCCGTCGTCACGGTCAGGAACGGTCTCATGACCTCCTACCGCGACTACTGGAACCCCCTCGCCGTGCAGGAGCCCGGCGCCGACTTCACGGGAGCCGAGCGATGA
- a CDS encoding PP2C family protein-serine/threonine phosphatase: MREQTDGLPRQLWDRARLAAVTATELLDTGPEQVFEDLAGLAARVTASGRAFITLVDERRSFWKACVGVDAAAIEDRQNPVEESFCSFLIGLDGEPFIVDDAANDPRTRDHPSVKPLHIGAWAGYPLLGAGGEVLGSFCVIDDNPRVWTPADLTTLETLARSVGAEIGLRQSLTAARKAHTLSADLAHSLQQGLLPPALPLVPGVEVAASYLPASRAGRSDIEVGGDFYDLFRTRGSSWAAVLGDVCGKGVQAAQVSSMARYTIRAEAGENRSPAGLLERLNTAMLAQHAPRFLTAVYARFRATRSGLAGTLALAGHPPALVRRADGTVREIGRPGQLLGVFDPIRLADARFRLAPGDLLLLYTDGATEARARPGAPDREHDVFDDADLARALADTAGMNATDTIAHINDTLAARHEGWTSDDTALLALRVPEQHPS, encoded by the coding sequence GTGCGGGAGCAGACGGACGGGTTGCCGAGACAGCTGTGGGACCGGGCACGCTTGGCCGCGGTCACGGCGACGGAACTGCTCGATACAGGGCCCGAGCAGGTCTTCGAGGACCTCGCGGGCCTCGCCGCCCGGGTGACCGCCTCGGGGCGTGCGTTCATCACGCTGGTCGACGAGCGGCGCTCGTTCTGGAAGGCCTGCGTCGGGGTCGACGCGGCCGCGATCGAGGACCGACAGAATCCGGTGGAGGAGAGCTTCTGCTCCTTCCTGATCGGTCTCGACGGGGAGCCGTTCATCGTGGACGACGCCGCGAACGACCCCCGCACCCGTGACCATCCCTCGGTCAAGCCGCTGCACATCGGCGCCTGGGCCGGTTACCCCCTCCTCGGGGCCGGCGGCGAGGTACTGGGCAGCTTCTGCGTCATCGACGACAACCCCCGCGTCTGGACGCCCGCCGACCTGACCACGCTGGAGACGCTCGCCCGCTCGGTCGGCGCGGAGATCGGCCTGCGCCAGTCACTGACCGCCGCCCGGAAGGCGCACACCCTCTCGGCGGACCTCGCCCACTCGCTCCAGCAGGGCCTGCTGCCCCCGGCCCTGCCCCTGGTACCGGGCGTCGAGGTGGCCGCCTCCTACCTGCCCGCCTCCCGCGCGGGCCGTTCCGACATCGAGGTCGGCGGCGACTTCTACGACCTGTTCCGCACCCGCGGCTCCTCCTGGGCCGCGGTCCTGGGCGACGTGTGCGGAAAAGGGGTGCAGGCCGCCCAGGTGTCCTCGATGGCCCGCTACACGATCCGCGCCGAGGCCGGCGAGAACCGTTCCCCCGCCGGCCTCCTCGAACGCCTCAACACCGCGATGCTCGCCCAGCACGCGCCCCGTTTCCTCACAGCCGTCTACGCCCGCTTCCGGGCCACCCGCAGTGGCCTCGCGGGAACGCTCGCCCTGGCCGGCCACCCGCCCGCCCTCGTCCGCCGAGCCGACGGCACCGTCCGCGAGATCGGCAGGCCCGGGCAGCTCCTCGGCGTCTTCGACCCCATCCGTCTGGCCGACGCCCGGTTCCGCCTCGCCCCGGGCGACCTGCTCCTCCTCTACACCGACGGCGCGACCGAGGCGCGCGCCCGCCCCGGGGCCCCCGACCGCGAGCACGACGTGTTCGACGACGCCGACCTGGCCCGCGCCCTCGCCGACACCGCGGGCATGAACGCCACCGACACCATCGCCCACATCAACGACACCCTGGCCGCCCGGCACGAAGGATGGACCAGCGACGACACGGCCCTCCTCGCCCTGCGCGTCCCCGAGCAACACCCCAGCTGA
- a CDS encoding alpha/beta fold hydrolase — MPKRSIPAVAAGAALVCLAAFGPPPGSAASAPAQPSPSGSSRFVPGPCPKPPEPIEALSDARCGLLEVPENRARPDGRTIKLAVAVIPAVTRAKPAQDPVVFMAGGPGADTFDDIPFLVDSGLNKDRELIVMAQRGNLYDQPNLACPEIDRFNARAVGLGYDAPEAEQLFLKAVKECRGRLTADGIDLSAYNTTENAADFADLRKALDIPQWNVYGYSYGSNLGLTYLRLHPEGVRAVAFDSVAPSQFVTLPWTWGSTAEGIRNIFEACAAQPACKDRYPNLSRTLTQQVRKLEAQPLTLNVVPPSGGKPVKVVLDGGALLNLIVAFTPRPKDIPAALEELANGNPERFAKARAAGSVQKVGEFAHGLTNSVACSEWAPGYSESDVLKAGRKTYPGWPDTVLAQAPQLPFQYPACGIWDVPDRASVQRVATVSSVPALVVSGTFDVKTGASWAKGVARNLSRSTAIQVPGIGHWVVPQSPCAQSVLASFLARPTAPDTSCVDGLEPEPFTIIPK, encoded by the coding sequence ATGCCAAAGCGCAGCATCCCCGCGGTGGCCGCCGGGGCGGCTCTGGTCTGTCTCGCGGCATTCGGGCCTCCTCCCGGCAGCGCCGCGTCGGCACCCGCCCAGCCCAGCCCGTCAGGCTCGTCCCGGTTCGTGCCCGGCCCCTGTCCGAAGCCGCCCGAGCCCATCGAGGCGCTGAGCGACGCGCGGTGCGGTCTCCTCGAGGTCCCCGAGAACCGCGCCCGCCCCGACGGCCGGACCATCAAGCTGGCCGTGGCCGTCATCCCGGCCGTCACCCGGGCGAAGCCCGCACAGGACCCCGTGGTGTTCATGGCGGGCGGCCCCGGTGCCGACACGTTCGACGACATTCCGTTCCTCGTCGACTCCGGCCTGAACAAGGACCGCGAACTGATCGTCATGGCCCAGCGCGGCAACCTCTACGACCAGCCGAACCTCGCCTGCCCGGAGATCGACCGGTTCAACGCGCGGGCAGTCGGCCTGGGCTACGACGCACCGGAGGCAGAGCAGCTCTTCCTGAAAGCGGTGAAGGAGTGCCGGGGCCGCCTGACGGCCGACGGCATTGACCTGAGCGCCTACAACACCACGGAGAACGCCGCCGACTTCGCCGACCTGCGCAAGGCGTTGGACATCCCTCAGTGGAACGTCTACGGGTACTCCTACGGCAGCAACCTGGGTCTCACGTACCTGCGCCTGCACCCCGAGGGAGTCCGCGCGGTGGCGTTCGACTCGGTCGCCCCTTCCCAGTTCGTGACCCTGCCGTGGACATGGGGCAGCACCGCCGAGGGGATCCGCAACATCTTCGAGGCGTGCGCGGCGCAGCCCGCCTGCAAGGACCGGTATCCGAACCTCTCCCGCACGCTGACGCAGCAGGTGCGCAAGCTGGAGGCACAGCCGCTGACGCTGAACGTCGTGCCGCCGAGCGGAGGAAAGCCGGTCAAGGTCGTCCTCGACGGGGGCGCACTGCTGAACCTGATCGTCGCCTTCACCCCCCGGCCCAAGGACATCCCGGCGGCGCTCGAGGAACTCGCCAACGGGAATCCGGAGCGCTTCGCGAAGGCTCGTGCGGCCGGCTCGGTCCAGAAGGTCGGCGAGTTCGCCCACGGGCTGACGAACTCGGTGGCGTGCAGTGAGTGGGCGCCGGGGTACTCGGAGTCCGACGTGCTGAAGGCGGGGCGCAAAACATACCCCGGGTGGCCGGACACGGTCCTGGCCCAGGCGCCGCAACTTCCCTTCCAGTACCCGGCATGCGGGATCTGGGACGTTCCGGACCGAGCCTCCGTCCAGCGGGTGGCCACGGTCAGCTCCGTACCGGCGCTCGTCGTCTCCGGCACGTTCGACGTGAAGACCGGGGCGAGTTGGGCGAAGGGCGTCGCACGCAACCTGTCCCGCTCGACTGCGATTCAGGTCCCCGGAATCGGCCACTGGGTGGTCCCGCAGTCGCCTTGCGCGCAAAGCGTGCTGGCCTCGTTCCTCGCTCGTCCGACCGCGCCCGACACCAGTTGCGTGGACGGTCTCGAGCCCGAACCGTTCACGATCATCCCGAAGTAG
- a CDS encoding NmrA family NAD(P)-binding protein has protein sequence MSDPHATLVIGATGTTGRRVTAGLLAEGRHVKAGGRTAAPVGGAQAVRFDWNEPATWGEALRGVDRVYLVPPVGSTEPAAVMLPFLHEARAAGVRRAVLLGASAIPAGGPAVGQVHQALPGLFDEWAVLRPSWFMQNFTGSTPHARGIREGGTISTASGAGRIGFVDAQDIAAVAVRALVDEKAPDTDLILTGPQTLSHDDVAAILTAITGRTVVHRHLTFEQLRDRWAAEIPLEFATMLAAMDRAIADGAEDRTTDTVERLTGRPPGTFRAFADREIA, from the coding sequence ATGAGCGATCCCCACGCCACCCTGGTCATCGGGGCCACCGGGACCACCGGCCGCCGGGTCACCGCCGGTCTCCTCGCCGAAGGCCGGCACGTCAAGGCGGGCGGACGCACCGCCGCCCCGGTGGGCGGTGCGCAGGCCGTCCGCTTCGACTGGAACGAGCCCGCGACCTGGGGCGAGGCCCTGCGCGGAGTCGACCGCGTCTACCTCGTCCCGCCCGTCGGCTCCACGGAGCCGGCCGCGGTCATGCTGCCCTTCCTCCACGAGGCCCGTGCGGCCGGCGTGCGACGCGCGGTGCTGCTCGGCGCCTCGGCGATCCCGGCGGGCGGCCCGGCGGTGGGGCAGGTCCATCAGGCGCTGCCCGGCCTGTTCGACGAGTGGGCGGTGCTGCGGCCCTCCTGGTTCATGCAGAACTTCACCGGCTCCACCCCGCACGCCCGCGGCATCCGTGAGGGCGGCACCATCTCGACGGCCTCGGGCGCAGGCCGCATCGGCTTCGTCGACGCACAGGACATCGCCGCCGTCGCCGTACGGGCCCTGGTCGACGAGAAGGCCCCCGACACCGACCTGATCCTGACCGGTCCGCAGACGTTGAGCCACGACGACGTCGCCGCGATCCTCACCGCGATCACCGGCCGGACCGTCGTGCACCGGCACCTGACCTTCGAGCAACTGCGCGACCGCTGGGCGGCCGAGATCCCGTTGGAGTTCGCCACCATGCTGGCCGCGATGGACCGCGCCATCGCCGACGGCGCGGAGGACCGCACCACGGACACCGTCGAACGCCTCACCGGCCGCCCTCCGGGCACCTTCCGCGCCTTCGCCGACAGGGAGATCGCCTGA
- a CDS encoding alpha/beta fold hydrolase: MRRDQAHRRRRAARRPLAASAGMATGLLVTGLLAAPAQTQSHADDGTGAPIGTVARTVGDARYEPGPCPKTPEPVEELEGARCGTLTVPENRAKPSSKTIKLGVAIVPAAARTPKPDPIVWLAGGPGDDAVGEAKMAIGGGLNRDRDVILMSQRGTYSADPTALCPNIDEFNARTVGLVYDAPSTERLHVKATKACRDQLAGRGLDLGAYNDTESAADYEDLRATLGIKQWNLYGISYGTQLALVSMRLHPEGLRSVGIDGILPPSKAGSAATWSSARQGIDGLFKACADQPACNKRYPNLSATFDKLVSDLEAKPVTTTVTLPGNDKPVKVVLDGGALVNWMTSATHVAPQVPAALDELAHGKPQRIARQWAGGKLSPAAIGRVAHGLVYGVFCSEWTPYESQEQALKGGQEAFPSFPRPVQAQAPQLAFLRPDCDVWNVPAAAPSIRDVTRGDIPTLALSGSFDSQTGADNGPYVARTLSKAKVVTIPYQPHVVIATSKCAQEIAVSFFENPDAPKTACLKGLAPPEFEIAP; encoded by the coding sequence ATGAGACGCGATCAAGCGCACCGTCGCCGCCGCGCCGCACGACGGCCCCTGGCCGCGTCGGCCGGCATGGCGACCGGGCTCCTCGTCACCGGCCTGCTCGCCGCGCCCGCTCAGACGCAGTCACACGCCGACGACGGCACCGGAGCGCCGATCGGCACCGTCGCCCGGACGGTGGGCGACGCCCGCTACGAGCCGGGCCCCTGCCCGAAGACACCGGAACCGGTGGAAGAGCTCGAAGGAGCCCGCTGCGGGACGCTCACCGTGCCCGAGAACCGCGCCAAACCAAGCAGCAAAACGATCAAACTCGGTGTCGCGATCGTGCCCGCCGCGGCCCGCACCCCGAAACCCGACCCCATCGTCTGGCTCGCGGGCGGACCCGGGGACGACGCCGTGGGCGAGGCGAAGATGGCGATCGGCGGCGGCCTGAACCGCGACCGTGACGTGATCCTCATGTCCCAGCGTGGTACGTACTCGGCCGACCCGACGGCCCTCTGCCCCAACATCGACGAATTCAACGCACGCACGGTCGGCCTCGTCTACGACGCTCCGTCCACCGAACGCCTGCACGTGAAGGCCACGAAGGCCTGCCGCGACCAACTGGCGGGCCGCGGGCTCGACCTCGGCGCCTACAACGACACCGAGAGCGCCGCCGACTACGAGGACCTGCGCGCCACGCTGGGCATCAAGCAGTGGAACCTGTACGGCATCTCCTACGGAACCCAGCTGGCGCTGGTCTCCATGCGCCTGCACCCCGAGGGGCTCCGCTCGGTGGGCATCGACGGCATACTGCCGCCCTCCAAGGCCGGGTCGGCGGCGACATGGAGCAGCGCCCGCCAGGGCATCGACGGTCTGTTCAAGGCCTGCGCGGACCAGCCGGCGTGCAACAAGCGCTACCCGAACCTGTCGGCCACCTTCGACAAGCTCGTCAGCGACCTCGAAGCCAAGCCGGTCACCACCACCGTCACGCTCCCCGGCAACGACAAGCCGGTGAAGGTCGTGCTGGACGGCGGAGCCCTGGTGAACTGGATGACCTCCGCCACCCACGTGGCCCCCCAGGTGCCGGCCGCCCTCGACGAACTGGCCCACGGCAAGCCACAACGGATCGCCCGGCAGTGGGCCGGCGGCAAGCTCAGCCCGGCGGCCATCGGCCGGGTTGCGCACGGACTCGTCTACGGCGTCTTCTGCAGCGAGTGGACACCGTACGAGAGCCAGGAGCAGGCACTCAAGGGCGGACAGGAAGCCTTCCCGTCGTTCCCCCGCCCGGTACAGGCCCAGGCTCCGCAGCTCGCCTTCCTCCGCCCGGACTGCGATGTCTGGAACGTCCCCGCTGCGGCGCCCTCGATCCGTGACGTCACGCGCGGCGACATCCCCACGCTCGCCCTCTCGGGCAGTTTCGACTCCCAGACCGGGGCGGACAACGGGCCGTACGTCGCCCGCACGCTGAGCAAGGCCAAGGTCGTCACGATCCCCTACCAGCCGCACGTGGTGATCGCCACGTCGAAGTGCGCTCAAGAGATCGCCGTCTCCTTCTTCGAGAATCCGGACGCGCCGAAGACCGCATGCCTGAAGGGCCTCGCGCCGCCCGAGTTCGAGATCGCTCCCTGA